The Plasmodium brasilianum strain Bolivian I chromosome 14, whole genome shotgun sequence genome contains a region encoding:
- a CDS encoding heterochromatin protein 1, whose amino-acid sequence MTGSDEEFEIGDILEIKRKKNGFIYLVKWKGYSDDENTWEPESNLVHLTSFKKKMEYLKSSYLNKNDTTINDSKNMKNHLLSPSMQEEGSSGAKSKGRNSLISKKKNYKKSVANKMENKKNLSPHSDNSFKRSDEEDNESIKQETITINYDNALLNVEDVYSVRIKNRKMEFLASLKNASPQWVEESNIRRTGHLNIKVNDFKKYIRRKKTSKGNRIVIKNLHNVGDELYISVIHNINNKEIHSLYPSKVIEYIYPQELLNFLLSRLRYRTA is encoded by the coding sequence ATGACAGGATCAGATGAAGAATTTGAAATAGGTGATATActtgaaataaaaagaaaaaaaaatggcttCATATATTTAGTTAAATGGAAGGGTTACTCAGATGATGAAAATACATGGGAACCGGAAAGTAACTTAGTACATTTAAcaagctttaaaaaaaaaatggaatactTAAAATCAAgctatttaaataaaaacgatACAACTATTAATgatagtaaaaatatgaaaaaccATCTTTTATCCCCATCTATGCAAGAAGAAGGTAGTAGTGGCGCAAAATCGAAAGGTAGAAATTCTTTAAtttcaaagaaaaaaaattataaaaaaagtgtagcaaacaaaatggaaaataaaaaaaacttatcTCCTCATTCAGATAATTCTTTTAAGAGAAGCGACGAAGAAGATAATGAGTCAATCAAACAAGAAACCATAACAATCAATTACGATAATGCGTTATTAAATGTAGAAGATGTATACAGCGTTCGAATTAAAAACAGGAAGATGGAATTCTTGGCTAGCTTAAAAAATGCATCTCCTCAATGGGTAGAAGAATCCAATATAAGAAGAACGGGACACTTAAATATTAAAGTtaatgattttaaaaaatatataagaagaaaaaaaacgtCCAAAGGAAATAGGattgttattaaaaatttacataatgtTGGAGATGAGTTATATATATCggttatacataatataaataataaagaaatacatAGTTTATACCCATCAAAGGTTATTGAGTATATATACCCACAGGAACTTTTAAATTTCCTCTTGTCAAGACTTCGATACCGAACAGCCTAA